In the Doryrhamphus excisus isolate RoL2022-K1 chromosome 2, RoL_Dexc_1.0, whole genome shotgun sequence genome, TTATGCTGTTTGGTTTGAACTCACCCTAGGGTTTCCGGTCTTCTTGAACTTCTGTGCGATGGACTGGTAGGAGGACATGACAACAAACACCTGGATGGCCATGTTGAAGACGCTCATGGGGATCAAGTAGGAGACGTAGTTCCTATGTTGACAGAGAAGCAAACTTCAGAATGCCAAGATGAATGCATAATGGTCTTACAAAGGGTCTTATTTAGGAATATCGGCATAAAATGATACATGGGTTGGTATCGGTGTTGGTGAggaagtgctggacaatatcggacatcGGTGAGGAAGTATCTTTAGTCTTATTCTGTCATCTTCAGTTCATATGCAATTGCCTCTCGGTAAGGGGCCTCAGGCAAGACCTCGGACACACTGGAGAGACAATGTCATTTAACTGGCCTGGGAACTCCTCGGGATCCCCCTGGAGAAGCTGGACAAAGTAGCTGAGGAGAGGAAAGTCTGCCTACGTCAGATCCGATCTTGCATAATCCTTAGAAGATGAAGGACGAATGGATATTGTAACGGGGTTGCCACTACCCAGGCTCTCCATTCCTGGTTGGGTTCCCCTCAACCTCAACGGGAGAGATGAACGCTCTAAACGGAGTAGTCGAGCGGAAGGTGCACTTGCTTGAATGAGAAGAAAGTTGGTCTAAACTAGGGTTTAGACTGTACCTGTCTCCCTTGCTGTAGTCCAGAGTGCAGCAGGTCCTGAGGGGCTCGTAGTCGTACTCCCCCCAGCCGATGAGAGGCATGGCAGACCAGAAGGCGGTGAAGATCCAGATGAAGATGACCAGGGTGATGGCGCTGCTCCACTGCAGCTTTGTCCCTGAAAATATTTTATGGTCAACACTGATCTAGGACTGAGGGACTATTCCCAGATCTGGACTCACTGGTGCAGTACTGGTGGTATCGGTCCCAAGCAATGGCAGCGATGAAGTGGATGCTGGCGAGAGCCGTCACAAAACCCTGGAAGCCGTGGGTTTGACATCCATCAGAGCCGTAGGGCCAGTATCTGGGATGGGGGACgggaatgttttggtttttggtttttaacaATTCAATCATTGGAAGCGCCAGCAGACCTTTCCTTCGTAATCCGAAATCCTCTGCTTTGTACTTCATGACATGACTGTTattggcacccccccccccccccacacacacacacactgcgcaGCATTGACTGTTATTGATTGAACGCGCTTCCTCTGGAGGAATAGTCCACAGCACAGCCAAACTTTAGTCCTGTGTAGCAGGTCTGGACTTTGTTCTCTTCAATCAACCACTTTTTCATCCATCAAATGATGTTGTGTTCTTATTTAACATTTCATGTTTTGGAGCTCTATGCATttgcatttaataaaaataaaaataaaaataaaaataaaaataaaaataaaaataaaaataaaaataaaaataaaaataaaaataaaaataaaaataaaaataaaaataaaaataaaaataaaaatgaaaatgaagatgaagatgaagatgaagatgaagatgaagatgaagatgaagatgaagatgaagatgaagatgaagatgaaaatgaaaatgaaaatgaaaatgaaaataaaaattttaaaaaagctaTGTGCATCaccaatgttttctttttgttttggagctcaatgcatttgcattaaaaaaaattaaaattaaaattaaaattaaaattaaaattaaaattaaaattaaaattaaaattaaaattaaaattaaaattaaaattaaaattaaaattaaaattaaaattaaaattaaaattaaaattaaaattaaaattaaaattaaaattaaatattttttattattattttattattccaaATATAACTTTAAAGCTATGTGCATCAccaaatttttctttttagacCAAACCCAAGCCAAAAttacttttgttctttttccatGATAGGTTGGAAATACATGCCATTGTCaactttttttatagtttttgatGAAAAGGAAATCTTGGAGAGATGTTCTTCTAACAATTGCAAAACAACATCAAGTGGAATTGTTGGGTCAATTCAAATTGCAGTGTATATTAATGTGTGCAAAAACTAGCCTTTTTCTGCCACTTCCGGGTACTTAACAACTCCGTTGTAAAGTAAAGTTAGCTTTACCGAGCCAAAAAGAAATCCGAGTGAAAAAGGAACAGAAGGTAATTTGCCGGTGCGTTCAATGGTTTGATCCCCCAGATGTGAATAATGAGGTGGCTTCGCCGGGTGGGCGTGGTCAGAGCTGTGCATCACTCACCTGAGGAAGCTGGAGAAAGCGGCCACTGTGGCGTTCATGGAGATGCCCATGTCGGCCATGGCCAAACTGAAGACCAGGAAATTGCTGGGGGTCCTCAGCTCCCTCACTTTGAGGAAAGCCGCGATGGTGACCGCGTTGAGGAAGAAGCCCAGCAGACCTGACAGCAGCCATTGCGCATCAATGCGAAAGAAAAGGGAACGAATGGTGTCAGATTACAtcatatataagacatatatatatatatactagaaTTTGTGTAGTGACACAGTGAGAGATGGCGTAGCCTGCGGTGAATTCCACGAGCAAAAACACTCACCCTCGACAAGTAGACACGATCCCAGCGAGAAGACATCAAAGTCGGAGAAGCCCTCCGGTAAAGGGTACGACGAGACCATCCTTGGAGCCGACTGTCACAACACACTACGCGCACTTCTCCCCTCGCAGTCCGCCTGTTTACGATGGTGCCTCGGCGTGATTGGAGGACGCCGGCTTTTTAAAGGGCCATTTCACGTGAAAAGCCTGCACTTTATTATGTAAAGCCAACACCCTCTTCTCTATTCCGTCGCCCCAATCCGTGCAGGAATGTCTTAACACCGCGCAACTCTTAGGCTAAAGCTAGGCTTTGCCCTCCGCCACTGCAAAGCCCTCAATTAGTTACACAACAAGCCTTTTGTGTGTCTGCGTGGCGGTGAGGATGCAGAggatgcagaggaggaggagaaagaggaggaggaggaggatgtcaAATGACCAGCCCACGCAGGGAAACAACAGGTGTCTGTACCAACCACAGCAAAACACGCAACTCCTCCTTTTCCAGTGCAGGACAGATGCATTCCAGGTGAGACCACCGGTGGCTTGGAATAATGGAATAATTGGAATATTCTATACCAGatgtgggcaaactacagcccgggggccacattcggcccacCAGGTGTTTgtatccggcccgccagtttcCAATttccaatccttatgtgagacattaacagctctttctcttttctgcactttctaaagatataaaaatagctaaaaagaggcagcaaagaatgcacgtaatggcTGCACCAATATAGCCTTCTGAAAAAACCTCCATAAAGCATCAACGCCGCCATTTCCATCATATGACCTGAGAACTACATTCCTGGCGTAGTGATACCTCACCACACCACACTGGCTAGCTAGTAGCTGGCTCGCTATGTGCAGGCCTCTAGccaatgctgctgtttttgtcttggagtttggaaaagttaacgcTAGGTGTAGTTTTCCTTAGTattaagatagatagatagatagataataatataattaataataataataataataataataataataataataataataataatataatatataataataaataataataataataatgtggagaataaatagatagaatagacaccaaatatgaacaacataatgtaaagtgcagcgtgaacagtaaattgcccaagtaatttaaataaataataataatgtgattaaaggtagaggggcttatttggcattcagcagtctgatggccagggggaagtagctgtctctgaacctggtcgtcctacagcggatgctgcagagccttctccccgatgccaggcgagagaacataTAGAAGATATCACAAATTAGAAATGGTTTAACTTCTGTAGGATAATTTAGTCCAGATTTGAGAAGTCTAGGTCTAGGCGAATCGGAATATCATCATctgattttaaatattaaacagaaatccagcatgttatttttatttatgttcattaTCAACATACAAGTACATCGTCAATCCATCAACTGTTGTGGGGGTTAAGGGACTCCCGCAAGGGTCAAAGTAATACAACTCAGTAATAGTagttaggggtgtcacaaggtctctcgagattaaaatgtgagaacattttcagaaaaactggagaaatactgtaaattaattcatcacacagtcaATGAAAATCAACTCGGTAATTTTATGGATTTATTTTATGgcttctatatatatatatatatctcaatgcgcatgtgtgtctgttttccttcaaacaggcaggaagagcgTTCACTCAGTGACATTGGTTCAGCAACTTTCCATAGAACAGCGGAGTGAGACCTcctgtcagtcatacagtcccGTTGTctctctgtgcgtgtgtgtgtgtgtgggggggggggggggggggctaggcCGCTAGCATATATGCACATACAATACACAGTACAGAAAGGGGGCTTTGTGAGGAGCAATGTACTATAAATCAGAAGGAAAAAGCTGATTGCAAAGCcaagttgccccccccccttcctcccttATGGGAATATTAATAGTGAGCAAAGCAGAGTGACcccaattattaaaataatcttcAAATCTCTTCTCGTTCTCATGGACCCCACCTCGTCCCGTCCTGTGAGTTAGGTGTCCGGTGACGCCCCTACGAGCagtaaatcataataataataataataataataatagtacaggAAGTGTATTGTACTGTTATTGTTCTTATAATAAGTGGGTCACTAAACACTTAGACAGTCAGGAGAAGTGGTGTTACACATCATTGGTATCTGTTCCGAGCCTTATGCTTATGAATGTTCTGCTGAGAAGATATCTGATGATCCATGTCATTGTTGTGGTCAGACCACTCCTATTTTCTGTCATCGTCCAGCGATGTCTGAACACagttatttcatattcctgAAAGATGTTGCACTGATGAACTGGGAATGTCAAACAATCAAGATATTGAAATCGAGTCTGAGGAGGTCCTTCAAAGGGCAAATGCTCTCCAAGTTCAAGTCTCTCTGCCCTCTTGAACTTTAAGACGCTTaaggaaagcaaaaaaaaaaaagtcgtgtCATCATCCCATGTTTCATGTCGCAACAAAAACGTAATCATTTGCAGCTTTTCACGCCTCAAAACAAGCTTGACATTGTTGGGCCGGGGTCCGGATTATCACGGCAGGAATCTTGGGGAATGTGGCATTTATACTagagctgtcaaatgattacataTATTAATCCAATGGATCACAGTTTGCaaattaatttcataattaatcACCAATTTGTAAAATATACCCATTTGGGCTGTAGTTCCTCAAGAGCAAGATGAGTGACAGGACGGgattttatatatttgcattagggatgctccaatcaggggaccagggttcaattccaccctcagccatctctgtgtggagtttgcatgttctccccgtgttttctccgggtactccggtttcctcccacattccaaaaacatgctaggttaattggtcactccaaattgtccataggtatgaatgtgagtgtgaatggttgtttgtctatatgtgccctgtgattggctggccaccagtacagggtgtaccccgcctctcgccccgaagacagctgtgataggctccagcaccccccgcgaccctcgtgaagctaagcggtagaaaatgaatgaataataataataatactaaatttggctgcacggtgttcgagtggttagcgtgcagacctgacagctgccgtataaaggggaaaaaagtatGCAATTCCAAGGTGCCTTGACTGGCCGGAGACCCATAAAACAGGTACTGTAATTACTACTAAAACTAGAAAAGTACTCaaaagccacgtttacatgagattttcctctttccgaatggaatctttctgaataacgtaccagaaaagtgtatacatggaaaggaatattccaatctcctgtctacatgcaccgctataatcaaacagaatagtcaatggggcatgcgcataaaacgtaaacaacatcacgtgattcatcaaagatggcggacgagagtgtgattaccacggttgttgggacagttgctatgcttttttttttaaagcgggaacttgaacgttcagttcttttaaagtttgtatcaaaaacgaactttccgctgtagtccagtgatgactgcttgccgccattttcaaaacctgagagacgtctgcgtgttacgtcacagctgagcaagaacgcaccctgacaactttccgattgagcgggtacaagatacctcaattggattggggaaaCGAATATTCCACCcatgtgaatcccattatatattcattcggatgggcacttttctttcggaatgaggtgtatacaaaggttagattatttccgtttgagcaaataacccgaatggaattggaatatttgggtccatgtaaacgtggctaaagAGCCCTTCAATcaatccctttttttttgtaatggtaatggtaatggttttatttcatttgaacatgtatcagattacaattgaatgcatcacataatcagttcacagtatcacatgtccaaaaggagtaggaagaagcaaagcttattaaatcctacccctccatctggtacttttacaatcagtaactgtcacatttgttcacttcctgctttcctaatataatttaagtttttttaaataatttaaaaaaatgtaaactttattttattaaatttaaaaatttaaaaatttaaaaatttaaaaatttaaaaatttaaaaatttaaaaatttaaaatttttaaatttttaaatttttaaatttttaaatttttaaatttttaaatttttaaatttttaaatttttaaatttttaaattttttaattttttaatttttaaatttttaaatttttaaatttttaaaagaataattggtaatggtaatggtaatgtaatggcaatggtaatagttttatttcatttgaacatgcatcagattacaattgaatgcatcccataatcagttcacagttccacatgtccaaaaggagtaggaagaagcaaagcttattaaatcctacccctccatctggtacttttacaatcagtaactgtttttttgtatatatattttttaatttaatttaatttaattttttaataggACATTTCATCTGAATAACGTCATGGTGGGCGGCTTTATTTACATCCAGGAAATGAGATTAAGGATTTGTCCATTATATGGAATGTGTGAGTTCTTGATTGCCCAACAGGTTAAGAACCTCATTCACAGCCGTAAAACCGTGCATACTTTAAGGCTGCTCAGTCACAGGGACTTAGATTCAAAAGGTAGAAAGGTAGGTAGATTATGGGTTTATATGATTCAGCGCTAAAACGAGAGTTTATGTACAAAAACATAGTAAGTCAATTCAAGTCCTATCTGGAGCTAACCTAGTTTAACTTAGCATCTTGCTATCTGACCCTAAGACTATCCTATCCTGGCCTGTCCTGTATCCTATTCCATTCTATTCATAgcctgtcttgtcttgttggtagcctttcccttcccttcctATCGGCATTCCCACATCCTATCCTATCTGATCAAATCCTTAGTGCCGGTGTTCCACATTGTTACAGACTGTTTGGATAAGAAATGTATGATAAAGATTCTATATTCTATACATTATATGTTCCATAGAACAGGTGGGTGTCAAGAAgtaaaaatactatatacttGTGTAAGACTTCAACCATGTCAGTACTTGGACTCTGATTTCAGTCTGTAAGGAGCATTCTATCTATAGcacgtacaaaaaaaaaatcacgataTCACTTAGACTCCGATAATCCTCTTCTAGCAAATCCATAACCAATTCTGTTTTACTGTATCTGTATCCTATTTTTAACTCATACTACCTTAttctataaaatatttaatatatcatAGTAGGGGTGCTCCAATCGATCGCCCACAGGTCgttatcggccgatatcagtgaaaaagggcGGTATCGACATTGGCCAATGCTTGCTTTCAAACGTCGATCCCCTCCACcaatcaatttaattattgttttcaataatttaatttaatttaatttaatttaatttaatttaatttaatttaatttaatttaatttaatttaatttaatttaatttaatttaatttaatttaatttaatttaatttaattgtgctTTTTGTCACATTCCCCCTTCTTGCTTACAATCTAAAAttctctacttaaaacctcattaagatccaaaggTGCAAAAGGTCACTgctcttaagattttgatcaggtctgtaatTACAAAACAATTCAATACGCTACTGTACAATACAGTAGATTATATTACAAAACAATAAAGTAAATTACAGTACAACACAGTTTcttacaaaacaatacaataattaaaatacagtaGCTACAGTGCCAGAAGTACAATACAAAACGATGTCATGTATGCTTCttattgattattttatactttatttattcattcattttctacaccctggactggtggccagccaatcacagggcacatatagacaaacaaccattcacactcacattcatacctatggacaatttggagtcgccaattaacctagcatattttgtttggaatgtggaaaccggattacctggagaaaacccacgcatgcacgggtagaacatgcaaagtccacacagagacggtcgagggtggggaaagacaaaataagaagccaaaaagttaccacttccacacaaaacaggaggagaactcattcatttcctaccgcttatcctcaaaagggtcgcaggggttgctggagcctatcccagctgtcttcgggcgagaagcggggtacaccctggactggtggccagccaatcacagggcacatatagacaaacaacaattcacactcacattcatacctatggacaatttggagtggccaattaacctagcatgtttttggaatgtgggaggaaaccggagtacccggatgcaaactccacacagagatggccgagggtggaattgaaccctggtctaaccACTTCACCGCTGTGCCGCTCTTATACtttgttattaaataaaatctgaacacaatataatatgtactgtacaatgTCAGAAAAAAGCCACTTATTATTGCCTATGTAATTATTactgcatattattattactacgaTAGTAAGGTCAAAGTATTTTGTTACAAATGCAGTCTTTGATTTTAGATTTGGTTTGATTTGAATACAGTTGATGGGTCAATGACAGATGAAGGTCACATAGATTTAGAAAAAGTCAAGTGAACATCTGCACAGGCTCGCGGCCACCGGCCACCGGCTATGATATGCAGGGGCCACCTTGTGGAGGAACACAGTGGCGCCCGATTGCAGATTAACAGTCACGGCACGGCTCAAATGAACAAACTACAtttgagggggggtggggggggcatccaAACATCACAGAGGATTAGGACTATTTCggaagtgtttttttctgtgatgATAAATAGGGGACGTCTCTGCGCAGCCTATCGGATTCCGGGATGCAATACGCATCCAAATGAAAAGAACGCCAGTCCTCGCACTAATCCTAGTCTATCCTTTTTATCTGGGGACTCATAGCAGTCTGATCACTATGGGACAGCGGAGTGGTGGAGACAAGCCATGCGGATGACAGTCCCGTAAAGTGGAGGGGAAAGTGGTCTGGCTCCAGCGGCTGCAGAGtgtccatgcatgcatgtaggCGCGCGGCGTGAAAAGTGGGCCAAAATGTTCCTCGTCCTGGTCGTGGGGCTCTATGCGGCCACGGGTGGACTTTTCTCCGCGGTGAGCTGCTGCCCGTCTCAGTGCAGCTGTTTTTACCACAACCTGAGTGATGGCTCCAAGGCCAGGTAAGAAGGGCGCACAGAGCGCCAAAGCTCTGTGCGTATTTACGCGCAATCATGATATGAGTTTGGGAAGATGTTGACACGTGCAGTGATGATTTAGCAGTAAGTGCATGTTGGTCCAATTTTATTTAATGCAGGATTATCTCTCAAAGGCACTTTCATGCTCGCAGTGGGGGTTAGCTGAATTTGGCTGGTTGTTTATCTGCGCGCAAAAAGTGACAGCTCGTTACCCAAATTGCAGGGATGAAACATACACCACCATTAAGACCGCTGGCACTATCCGAGGACAACCAGAGGTGTATTCCtttaattcaggggtctcaaactcaatttacctgggggccactggagctagggtctgggcaaggctgggccgcatcaggttttccaaaaaaaaaacaaaaaacacatttattaaaaacagaaaaatatacaaactttttcagtgctttggttccgattttccacaataaaagctctgataaaacattccactgttctcaaatatcttaatttttatttttctgcacaaaataagatgaaaaataaataaacaaatcaagaataaagaaaatcaatcaatcagtaataaataaatataataataataaaacggcaaataataaaaacttaagaaaccacatatagttggtgggtagacaaattatttttttcagaacaaaattaacaaagcattattagagccctgtagacatggcaaaacacaactatagtcacatttatattttttttatttacatattgcgcaactgcagggtcttgagacacatgctaactcgcaaactagagcgctagcgacctaaacggtagccttcaagttatttcctttaaacttaaatagccaaaaacttaccacttccacacggatagggaggataactattaagagttatttaacctttaacattaatgaacattaatcaaacgtaataattttttctgggtacatgataccatacagcatccatatcaaacttgcgcgggccgcactaacattaaactttcatatcaaggcgggggcctcaaactagtgtcctgcgggccacatttggagaTGGCATAGTACTGATATCTTATTACCAATATTTTG is a window encoding:
- the rgra gene encoding retinal G protein coupled receptor a — encoded protein: MVSSYPLPEGFSDFDVFSLGSCLLVEGLLGFFLNAVTIAAFLKVRELRTPSNFLVFSLAMADMGISMNATVAAFSSFLRYWPYGSDGCQTHGFQGFVTALASIHFIAAIAWDRYHQYCTRTKLQWSSAITLVIFIWIFTAFWSAMPLIGWGEYDYEPLRTCCTLDYSKGDRNYVSYLIPMSVFNMAIQVFVVMSSYQSIAQKFKKTGNPRFNPNTPLKTMLLCWGPYGLLAFYAAVENANLVSPKLRMMAPILAKTSPTFNVFLYALGNENYRGGIWQFLTGEKIEVPQIDNKSK